The following are encoded together in the Brassica napus cultivar Da-Ae chromosome A9, Da-Ae, whole genome shotgun sequence genome:
- the LOC106450995 gene encoding scarecrow-like protein 28, with protein sequence MLAGCSSSSLLSPTRRLRSEAVAATVSVHFPMNTQRLDLPCSSSFSRKETPSLGRSISLDNNSNNNNKPIERKSGGCSLKQSIKLPPLATTRGNTEGFSWNNDNNIVKKKKSLKRFAEENKVDKSCLSRVKRQRGGDDDHNRGFWFEHLTAQNSSQALPFSLTCSSDDFEEKVWFAPSEVISQPLQSNNPNWANSVITTELAGLGDKDIESSSRPAAVKEASGSSTSASSDSRHRVPEPTNGSRNQYSHRGGNTEERTINNNHMNDSQRDFELVNLLTGCLEAIRTRNIAAINHLIARTGELASPRGTTPMTRLISYYIEALALRVSRMWPHIFHIAPPREFERTLEDDDAWRFLNQATPIPKFIHYTANEMLLRAFEGKERVHIIDFDIKQGLQWPSFFQSLASRSNPPRHVRITGVGESKHELNETGDRLRGFAEAMNLPFEFHPVVDRLEDVRLWMLHVKEGEAVAVNCVMQIHKTLYDGAAFRNFVGLVRSTNPVAVVIAEQEAEHDSAQLETRVCNSLKYYSAVFDVMHKHLGADSLMRVKIEEVLFGREIRNIVACEGSHRQERHVGFGQWRRMMEQLGFRSLGVSEREVLQSRMLLRMYGEGDEGFFNVERSAEEGDGGGVTLRWLEQPLYTISAWGIGGSSSF encoded by the coding sequence ATGTTGGCAGGTTGTTCAAGTTCATCATTGTTGTCACCGACCCGAAGACTAAGGAGTGAAGCAGTAGCAGCAACAGTTTCAGTACATTTTCCCATGAACACACAGAGACTGGACTTACCCTGCAGCAGTAGCTTCTCCCGCAAGGAAACACCTTCACTTGGACGCAGCATCTCACTCgacaacaacagcaacaacaacaacaaaccgATTGAGCGCAAGAGCGGTGGATGTTCTCTTAAGCAGAGCATAAAGCTTCCACCTTTGGCAACAACAAGAGGAAACACAGAAGGGTTTTCATGGAACAACGACAACAAcatagtgaagaagaagaagagtttgaaGAGATTTGCGGAGGAGAACAAGGTGGACAAGTCTTGTCTGAGCAGAGTGAAGAGGCAAAGAGGCGGAGATGATGATCACAACAGGGGTTTCTGGTTTGAGCATCTCACCGCGCAGAACTCATCTCAAGCATTACCCTTTTCCTTGACATGTTCAAGTGATGACTTTGAAGAAAAGGTTTGGTTTGCACCAAGCGAAGTGATCTCTCAGCCTTTACAGAGTAATAATCCAAACTGGGCTAACTCGGTGATAACCACCGAGTTAGCTGGTTTAGGCGATAAGGACATTGAGAGTAGTAGCCGTCCTGCAGCAGTTAAAGAAGCTTCAGGATCATCAACAAGCGCATCATCAGACAGTCGACACAGAGTACCAGAACCCACAAATGGTTCACGGAATCAATATTCACACAGAGGAGGCAACACGGAGGAAAGGACCATCAACAACAATCACATGAACGACTCGCAGCGAGATTTCGAGCTTGTGAATCTGCTCACTGGATGCTTAGAAGCAATCAGAACAAGAAACATAGCAGCCATAAACCATCTCATTGCAAGAACAGGTGAACTTGCTTCTCCTAGAGGAACAACACCAATGACTCGTCTCATATCTTACTACATCGAAGCTCTCGCTCTAAGAGTCTCACGTATGTGGCCTCACATCTTCCACATCGCACCGCCTCGCGAGTTCGAGAGAACCCTCGAGGACGACGACGCATGGAGGTTCTTGAACCAAGCGACACCGATACCAAAGTTCATTCACTACACAGCGAACGAGATGCTACTCAGAGCGTTTGAAGGGAAAGAGAGAGTTCACATCATCGACTTCGACATCAAGCAAGGCTTACAATGGCCGAGCTTCTTCCAAAGCCTAGCTTCAAGGTCAAACCCGCCGCGCCACGTGCGCATCACGGGCGTCGGAGAATCAAAACACGAGCTCAACGAGACGGGAGACCGCCTCCGCGGGTTCGCGGAGGCGATGAATCTCCCGTTCGAGTTCCATCCCGTCGTTGATAGACTCGAGGACGTTAGGCTGTGGATGCTTCACGTCAAGGAAGGTGAAGCCGTCGCTGTCAACTGCGTCATGCAGATTCACAAGACGCTTTACGACGGAGCCGCGTTTAGGAACTTTGTGGGTTTGGTCAGAAGCACGAACCCAGTCGCGGTCGTTATAGCTGAACAGGAAGCTGAACACGACTCGGCGCAGCTGGAGACGCGTGTGTGTAACTCGCTTAAGTACTACTCGGCGGTTTTTGACGTGATGCACAAGCATCTTGGAGCAGATAGCTTGATGAGAGTCAAGATCGAGGAGGTTTTGTTCGGGAGAGAGATCAGGAACATTGTAGCGTGCGAAGGAAGTCATCGGCAAGAGAGGCATGTGGGTTTTGGGCAGTGGAGGAGGATGATGGAGCAGTTAGGGTTCAGGAGTCTTGGAGTCTCGGAGAGAGAGGTTTTGCAGAGCAGGATGCTGCTTAGGATGTATGGAGAAGGTGATGAGGGATTCTTTAATGTGGAGAGGAGCGCTGAAGAGGGTGACGGCGGAGGAGTCACGTTACGGTGGTTGGAACAGCCGCTTTACACAATCTCGGCTTGGGGAATTGGAGGAAGTTCTTCGTTTTGA
- the LOC106450986 gene encoding RHOMBOID-like protein 2 produces MANRDSERGGGGKQNSINNNNNNNNYIYDESSSDTHWTSWLVPLIVVANLAVFIAVMFVNDCPKKIIGPNKACVARFLGRFSFQPLRENPLFGPSSSTLERMGALEWGKVVHEHQGWRLVTCMWLHAGILHLLTNMLSLIFIGIRLEQQFGFIRVGLIYLISGLGGSILSSLFLQESISVGASGALFGLLGAMLSELLTNWTIYANKAAALFTLLFIIAINLGLGLLPRVDNFAHIGGFITGFCLGFILLVRPQHGWESSRTNASLTKRKYSIYQYVLFIVAVLLLVVCLTVGSVMLFKGENGNKHCKWCHRLSCFPTSKWTC; encoded by the exons ATGGCGAACAGAGATTcagagagaggaggaggagggaagCAGAACagcatcaacaacaacaacaacaacaacaactataTCTATGACGAAAGCTCCAGCGATACTCATTGGACTTCGTGGCTCGTTCCACTGATCGTCGTGGCGAATCTCGCCGTCTTTATCGCCGTTATGTTCGTCAACGACTGTCCCAAGAAGATCATCGGACCAAACAAAGCTTGCGTCGCTAGATTCCTCGGAAGATTCTCTTTTCAGCCCCTTAGAGAGAATCCTCTCTTTGGCCCTTCTTCCTCTAC ATTGGAGAGAATGGGAGCGTTGGAGTGGGGGAAAGTAGTACATGAGCATCAAGGATGGAGACTCGTCACTTGTATGTGGCTACACGCTGGTATCCTTCATCTCCTCACCAATATGTTGAGTTTGATCTTCATCGGTATCCGCCTTGAGCAGCAGTTTGGCTTCA TAAGAGTCGGGCTTATCTACTTAATCTCTGGTCTCGGTGGAAGCATACTCTCCTCTCTTTTCCTTCAAGAAAGTATCTCCGTTGGTGCTTCTGGTGCTCTCTTTGGACTTCTTGGAGCTATGTTGTCTGAACTTCTCACCAATTGGACTATCTATGCTAACAAG gcgGCTGCTTTGTTCACACTCCTGTTCATCATAGCGATCAACTTAGGACTAGGCTTGCTTCCTCGGGTTGATAATTTCGCGCATATAGGAGGGTTTATAACCGGGTTTTGCCTCGGTTTTATCCTCCTCGTCCGGCCACAGCACGGTTGGGAAAGTTCCCGCACCAACGCTTCCCTTACCAAACGCAAGTATAGCATCTACCAGTACGTTCTGTTCATAGTTGCAGTCCTTCTACTTGTGGTTTGTTTAACTGTTGGATCAGTGATGCTTTTCAAAGGAGAGAATGGTAACAAACATTGCAAATGGTGTCATCGCCTCAGCTGTTTCCCCACTTCGAAATGGACCTGTTaa